Genomic segment of Mucilaginibacter sabulilitoris:
AGCGATTCGGAAACTCAAACTAACTTAAATAAGCTACTGGAAGATAAATACAAGGTGAAAAACCTGGCTATCAGTATGGATAACTACCAGGTAAACCTTAACAATGCCGCCATTAAAAAAGAGGGACTTAACGAAGAAGCCATTAAGCTGGATGCTATTCAGTACCTGCAAACCCAGCCTGCAATAGCTTTCGCAGTTGATATGCAGAAGGCACAAACCGCCAACCTGCCCGAAGAGCTGCGCAGCCGTATCATAAACGGATACAATGTAGAGCACAGCGGCGTAATACAAATTATTTTAAAACCCGGATGGTTTTCTGGTCATGGTGCTACCGGTACTACCCACGGCACCTGGAACCCTTATGATACCCACATTCCGTTGGTATTTATGGGATGGGGCATTAAACATGGCAGCCTTACCCGCCAAACGCACATGACCGATATTGCACCAACCGTTGCGTCGTTATTGCACATACAGGCGCCTAACGGCAATATTGGCAAAACCATCAGCGAGGCATTGGTTCAGGAAAAACATTAAGAAAGTTGAGCAATCAATAAAGGCCGGAAAGTCCGAAAGAGAAGCACATACCAGGCAAAAACTTTCGGACTTTCTGGTTTTCAGGCTAAACAGAACATGAAAAAATACGTTTCCAAATTTCATTACTTAACGCAGGACCTTCCCGGGCAAAGCCACGTTCAGCAAGTGCAAACAGCCTGCGGCGCGGGAGCCAACTGGGTGCAATACCGCTGCATGACCAAGCCCGAAGACGAGCTGATTGATGAAATAAACGAAATAGCCGAGATCTGCGATGAGTGGGGCGCCACACTCATCATCACCAACCACTATGACTTACTCCATCGTGTGGACGCGCAGGGGGTACATATTGAAGATTTCGACGCCGATTTTGTAACCATCCGCAAAGCCATTGGCGAGGATAAAACCCTGGGCGCATCAGCCACTAATCCCGACGACCTGCTCAAGACACAAGCCCTCGGCGTGGTTGATTATTGCGGATACGGCCCTTTTGCCCATACGGATACCAAACCAAATGATTATACGCTGCTTGGGTTTGAGGGATATCGCAAATTGGAAAAATTGCCTGTTGATATACCGGTAATCGCCGTAGGCGGAATACAGTTGCAGGATGTGGAGCATTTGCTGCAAACAGGCGTTTACGGAATAGCAGTATCAGGTGCGGTTAATTTATCGGCCGACCCGGCAGGGATGCTGAAGGAGTTTTACAGGAAAATATATTAAGCAGATGCTATCGCCATATCAAAATGCGGTTAAATATCTAAATGAATTATTCCACTTGCCCGCTTCAGGACAAGAGCAGGATTGGGATATTGAAATGGCAGACCCAAAAAGGCTGAAGGAGTTCACAGATGCTTTTGAAATAAATATGCCGTTAGCTGTAAAGCAAGCGCTCTTGTCGTTAATATTGGCTTCTTATGATGATTTTCTGAAGAGTGATAAGGATTTGGATAACCATCAATGGAATAAAATAAAATCGATCATTGAGGCCGAGCCTCATCATTATGAACAATTGTTGATCTATTGGGCAATGGAAGGTAACGATAATGCGGTAGATATGTTTGATATCACACCACGCATCAGGAGTTATCTGAACGATATTTAATGCGAGCTCTCCTCGTTTTCATCTATTATTCATTTATTCTCCCTACATTTATCTGATGTCTTCTCACCATATTGTACGCGAAAAGCAGGAGCCGGCTTTGCTGGTGCTGGGGATGGATAATTTTTCGGAGGAGTTACTGGGCCAATTGCTGGAGTGGAGCCCTACGGTGATCACTACCCCGCATACTGCCGAAAAGCTTGATTCTTTTGGTATTAAGATAGATTGGGTAATTACCAACAAAGAGGAAGCGGTTTCGCAGTCGGATGTTAAACTGTTGCCTGCCGGCGATGACACAATGACAGCAGCAGCGTTAAAATATCTGATAGCCAACCATTACCCGGCAGTAAACGTAGTAACAGATGAGTTACAGCCGGACGATTTTATGCTTTATGCCGATAAAATTAACCTGGTTGTATTTTACCATCACCAGAAAATTTACGCGGTAAATTCAGGTTTCAGCAAGTGGAAACCTGCAGGAGAGACGATAAAGCTGTTATTTACACCTGTCGGACTAAATTACACAGGCATGGAACAAACCGGAGCAGGCGAGTACAAAACCACTAACGACGGTTTTTTTACCCTGCAGTTTAATCAGCCGTTTGTTTTGATTGCCGAAGAAGTTGACTAAGCTTTGAATTAGTAATAAACAAGCTGTTTTACAACTAAAAATTTTATTGGTGTGCTTTTTGTTAAAAATAATTAAATACGCGTTAAACCGTTTAAACATTTATTAGTCTATATATTTATATCAGCAAAAAATACCTTGCTGATCTGTTAAAAATCTTTCATCATGAAACGGACATATAAAAATTTATTTTCACTCGCTTTAGGTACTCTGATGAGTTTGTCTTTAGCTTTTACTGCTACCGCACAGCATAGAGGTGGTGGCGGAGGCGGCGGTGGTGGCGGCGCAAGGTCATCCGGTGGTGGTGGCGGCGGCGGCGGTGGCGCTGTAAGGTCATCTGGTGGTAGTTTTTCAAGGCCATCAAGTCCTTCTCCTTCTTCATATTCACGCCCATCTTTCGGAAGTGGTACCCGTTCTGCTGTAGCTGCTCCGCAGCGTACTTATGGCAGCGGTACCCGCAGTAATGTAACCGCAGCACCACAACGTACCTATGGTACCGGAAGCCGCAGCAATATAGCTGTAGCACCTAATGGCAACCGTGTTGCAACCGGAAGCGGAACACGTGCTTACGGATACGGATCACGTGGTTATGCCAGTGTTGACAGGCGTGCCTACAATGGTGGCCGTGGTACTTATTACAGAGGTGCAAACGGATATGGAAATCGTGTTTACAACCGTAACAGCTATCGTTATGGTGGACGCGGCGGTTACTTTGGCAACCACTACTGGTATCCGTATCGTAACTACTATAATTCATATTATTATCCAAGGCTTGGCTTTAGCATAGGATTTTTACCTTACGGGTATTATCCATTTTACTGGGGCGATTATCAGTACTTCTACAGCGATGGTTTATACTATCGTCAGTATAATGACCAATACACTGTGGTTGAACCGCCAATTGGCGCTGAGATCAAACAATTGCCATCAGATGCGCAATCTATCATGATCAACGGTGAGCAATATTATGAATCAAATGGTGTTTACTACCAGCCAATCACCAAAGATGATGGTACATCAACCTATGTTATTGCAGGTAAAGATGGCGAGTTAAATACCGACCAGGGAGATGGTGGATATGACCAGGCCCCTCAAATAGGCGACGTAGTTGGCCAGCTACCCCAGGATAGCCGTAAAATAAAAATCAACGGAGAAAAGCTTTACATATCTCCCGATGGTTATTATTATCAGGAAACTACTGACAACAATGGTAACAAAGCCTACAAAATTGTTGGCACTCCATCTGATGACGAACAAGGTAATCAGCAGGATCAGGACCAGCAATAAAATATAAATTATTCTGATAAAAAACAGGCTGCTTCTGGACAGAGGCAGCCTGTTTTGTTATGAAATTTTTTAACCTATAATTTAAATGTTAAAAAAGTATTCATGCCGGTAAGGGTAAATAACTAATTTTACGGCCGTACTGTTTAATTGATACGATGAAATATATAGCCGGTTCGTTTTTTGCCCTACTACTGCATATATCATTCAGCACCATTGCGGCAACCCCAAAGGAAACACTTAAATTGTATAAGGCCAATAACGCATATATACAATATGTTGGCCGGATTGACTTTTCAAACCCGCTAAAACCCCGCATGTGGTCGCCGGGGGTATATATAAAAGCCCGTTTTATCGGTAAAAAATGTGAGTTGCTTATTAATGATGAGGTACTGGACGGCAAAAACCATAATTACCTGGAGATAGCGATTGATAATAACGCACCCTACCGCATGCAAACTACGGGTAAAACCAATGTGATCACGGTAGGCGAGGGGCTTTCAGATGGAGAGCATACCATTCTTATTTGTAAGGATACCGAGTCGCAGATAGGCTATATTGATTTTGCAGGTATAAAATGTCAGAAACTTCTACCACCACCCGAGCAACCCACACGGAAGATTGAATACATTGGCGATTCTATTACAAGTGGCCTCGGAATGGATCAGTCAGTTACCCCTTGTGGTAAAGGGGAGTGGTATGATCAGCATAATGCTTATATGGCCTACGGAGCGCGTACTTCGCGCAACGTAAACGCCCAATGGCAGCTTACTTCGGTATCGGGTATTGGGATGGTGCACAGTTGCTGTAATATGGATATAACCATGCCCGACGTATTTGATAAGGTTTACCTGCACCATGACTCACTAACCTGGGATTTTAAGCGGTACCAGCCCGATGTAGTTACCATATGTCTTGGCCAGAATGATGGGATGCAGGATTCTGTATTATACCGTACCGTTTATAGTCGGTTTATTAAAACAGTTCGCCAAAAATACCCGGATGCTGATATTGTTTGCTTAAGCAGCCCCATGGCCGATGAAAGTCTGAACGCCGGCCTGCAGCGCCTGCTTACAGCAATTACTACCGATGCCAATGCCAAGGGCGATAAAAAAGTATATAAATATTTTTTCTCCCGCAGGTATTTTCAGGGTTGCGGTAGCCATCCCGATATGAAAGAACATGAGTTTATAGCCGATGAACTCACAACCTACCTGAAACAACTCAAAGGCTGGTAGCGGTATGTTTAATTAAAGAAAACATTTTTAAGCAGAGTGGTATTATTATTAAGTATTACTTAAGTAAGCCACCATGGAAAATCATAATCACCAGCAATTAATTGAGAAATTACTGAATTGCGTATCAGCCTGCGAACACTGTGCAACCGCCTGCCTGCACGAAGATGATGTACAAATGATGACCCGCTGCATCAGTTTGGACAGGGATTGTGCCGATATATGCGCTCAGGCAACCCGCCTGCTTCAGCGCGATTCGGAAATAGGGCATCAGTATTTATTGCTGTGCGAAGAAATTTGCAGGCTTTGCGCCGAGGAATGCGGAAAGCACCAGCACGACCATTGCCAGCAATGTGCCGAAGCCTGCCGTGTATGCGCCGATGCCTGCCACCAGCATCACCAGCCCATTACACAGGGTTGATAGCAACAGGCCTGTCAGTCTGAGCTTGTCGAAGACTCGCGCGCAGAGGCCCGCCCACCATGCTTCGACGGAGCTCAGCATGACAACCGGTATTGCGAAATGCTTATCGAAGAAGATCCTTTGCTATCGCTCACGGTGACAAACTTTTATTGGCAATAATATGAACTAAGCTCAGTTACTCATAACTATGCCGCTCAAAATCATAGTCAGATTGCGAGGTGATGATTTTCTTTCGCCGTTCAATATCAGTACCTACAGAGTGGTCATAAATATTATCAGTAACGGCAATGTCGCGCTCCTTATCACGTTCGGCAAAATGGATGTTGGCTTCTGATATTCTGGATATGGCCACATCATATGGCCCCTTGGGCGACATCAGCTTTACAAACACCGGCAAGCACTCAAATAATATAAACAGGTAGCCGATAAAGGAAATAGCCAGATAAGTATCCAGATCGCGCGAGCCATTTTCATTATAGGTTAGCTGCCCCAGCGCCCAGTTACGGTCGCTAAAACCGGCTATGTTGGTTAAACTATCCAGCTGATGTTCCGAAAATAAACGGGTGCTGTTAAGCCCCTCGTAATCCTTTCGGGCGGCGAGGTAACTATCCATCTGTCCTAAATTCTGGGTCACCTCCTTAAGCCGGTTCTCCTTCTCTTCCAGTACCGACTGCTTTTGCTTGGCATAGGTGCCATAGCCGGTAATACCCGAGGTCTGGTTGGTTTTATCGCCAAAAACTTCCTGGTTAAGCTGGTAGCGCGAACGGTTGATGTCACGTTCCAGCGAGTCTTTTTCTTGTTTCAGGTCGTTATTTTTGCCCATCTCCATCGCGTATTTTTGCTGATAGGTTCTTTCGAGCGTATCAATTTTGCGGTGCTGCCCTTTCAGGTAGGCGGTTTTAAGTTTCTGGCGTATCTCCTTATCAAATATCTTAAGTTCAAGCGGGCGCGAAATAACTACCCCAATCATAATAGCCAGTAAAATACGCGGCGATGCCTGCAATATTTGCTGATTAGTGGTACCATCTTTATTAATGCTTGATACAATGTACCTGTCCATGTTAAAAATGGCAGTACCCCAAAGTATACCAAATAAAATGGCAAACCCTACTGCAAACGCGTCGCCGTTAAAAACAAAATACATGGCATAGCCGCCGGAGAGCGAGGCAAACAGCGCCGTAAAAAATATGGTAGCGCCAATGCCTACATATTTATTATGCTCAATAGGATATTTCTTTAGGGTATCAATATGCGCTCCTGAACAAAACCAGAAAAAGCGTGTAACTTTTTTCATCTATATGATTTTTTTTTAGTGATGATAAGTGTTATAATAGTGTAAAGGTTTTAGCTCATCATCGTTATATTTACCACACCAATTGCATCAAAACACAAATATTGTGCAATATTATACATAAAACGCACTTAAGCATTGATTGTTACAAAAATCGGGCTTAATTATTTGATGTGGAAAAAAAGCTACCTTTGAATTATAATTTTATTAACATGAACGAGATAACCGTACAGGAACTAAAAGAAAAACTGGATAAAGGCGAAGATTTTCAGCTGATTGACGTTAGGGAAGATTTTGAGTATGAAACATCTAATCTGGGCGGTCAGTTAATACCGCTTGGCGGCATTTTAATTGAAGCCGATAAAATAAGTAAAGATAAACCTGTAGTAGTAATGTGCCGCAGCGGTAAACGCAGTGCAGCAGCCATTATGCAGCTGCAGCAATTAGGCTATACTAACCTTAGCAACCTGCAGGGTGGTATCCTGGCCTGGGCTGCCGAAGTTGATCCCACACTTAATGTATATTAATTATGGGTTTTAAGTTAGTGCTCAATGTGTTGTATACTATAGGTATAGTATTATGCCTTTTTGTTGCATACAGGGCCGGTGAAGCAAAAAACTTCACTGTGGTGGGTATTGCCGCATTGGTTGCAGCCATTGTTATTATATTAAAAATAAGACTGTTAAAAGACGTAAGGAACTCGCAGAAAAAGCTGTAACTTCATTACATGTTTATAGCAATTTTAGGGGTTATTA
This window contains:
- a CDS encoding thiamine phosphate synthase yields the protein MKKYVSKFHYLTQDLPGQSHVQQVQTACGAGANWVQYRCMTKPEDELIDEINEIAEICDEWGATLIITNHYDLLHRVDAQGVHIEDFDADFVTIRKAIGEDKTLGASATNPDDLLKTQALGVVDYCGYGPFAHTDTKPNDYTLLGFEGYRKLEKLPVDIPVIAVGGIQLQDVEHLLQTGVYGIAVSGAVNLSADPAGMLKEFYRKIY
- a CDS encoding thiamine pyrophosphokinase: MSSHHIVREKQEPALLVLGMDNFSEELLGQLLEWSPTVITTPHTAEKLDSFGIKIDWVITNKEEAVSQSDVKLLPAGDDTMTAAALKYLIANHYPAVNVVTDELQPDDFMLYADKINLVVFYHHQKIYAVNSGFSKWKPAGETIKLLFTPVGLNYTGMEQTGAGEYKTTNDGFFTLQFNQPFVLIAEEVD
- a CDS encoding DUF6515 family protein gives rise to the protein MKRTYKNLFSLALGTLMSLSLAFTATAQHRGGGGGGGGGGARSSGGGGGGGGGAVRSSGGSFSRPSSPSPSSYSRPSFGSGTRSAVAAPQRTYGSGTRSNVTAAPQRTYGTGSRSNIAVAPNGNRVATGSGTRAYGYGSRGYASVDRRAYNGGRGTYYRGANGYGNRVYNRNSYRYGGRGGYFGNHYWYPYRNYYNSYYYPRLGFSIGFLPYGYYPFYWGDYQYFYSDGLYYRQYNDQYTVVEPPIGAEIKQLPSDAQSIMINGEQYYESNGVYYQPITKDDGTSTYVIAGKDGELNTDQGDGGYDQAPQIGDVVGQLPQDSRKIKINGEKLYISPDGYYYQETTDNNGNKAYKIVGTPSDDEQGNQQDQDQQ
- a CDS encoding GDSL-type esterase/lipase family protein, whose protein sequence is MKYIAGSFFALLLHISFSTIAATPKETLKLYKANNAYIQYVGRIDFSNPLKPRMWSPGVYIKARFIGKKCELLINDEVLDGKNHNYLEIAIDNNAPYRMQTTGKTNVITVGEGLSDGEHTILICKDTESQIGYIDFAGIKCQKLLPPPEQPTRKIEYIGDSITSGLGMDQSVTPCGKGEWYDQHNAYMAYGARTSRNVNAQWQLTSVSGIGMVHSCCNMDITMPDVFDKVYLHHDSLTWDFKRYQPDVVTICLGQNDGMQDSVLYRTVYSRFIKTVRQKYPDADIVCLSSPMADESLNAGLQRLLTAITTDANAKGDKKVYKYFFSRRYFQGCGSHPDMKEHEFIADELTTYLKQLKGW
- a CDS encoding four-helix bundle copper-binding protein, which encodes MENHNHQQLIEKLLNCVSACEHCATACLHEDDVQMMTRCISLDRDCADICAQATRLLQRDSEIGHQYLLLCEEICRLCAEECGKHQHDHCQQCAEACRVCADACHQHHQPITQG
- a CDS encoding DUF4407 domain-containing protein — encoded protein: MKKVTRFFWFCSGAHIDTLKKYPIEHNKYVGIGATIFFTALFASLSGGYAMYFVFNGDAFAVGFAILFGILWGTAIFNMDRYIVSSINKDGTTNQQILQASPRILLAIMIGVVISRPLELKIFDKEIRQKLKTAYLKGQHRKIDTLERTYQQKYAMEMGKNNDLKQEKDSLERDINRSRYQLNQEVFGDKTNQTSGITGYGTYAKQKQSVLEEKENRLKEVTQNLGQMDSYLAARKDYEGLNSTRLFSEHQLDSLTNIAGFSDRNWALGQLTYNENGSRDLDTYLAISFIGYLFILFECLPVFVKLMSPKGPYDVAISRISEANIHFAERDKERDIAVTDNIYDHSVGTDIERRKKIITSQSDYDFERHSYE
- a CDS encoding rhodanese-like domain-containing protein, with the translated sequence MNEITVQELKEKLDKGEDFQLIDVREDFEYETSNLGGQLIPLGGILIEADKISKDKPVVVMCRSGKRSAAAIMQLQQLGYTNLSNLQGGILAWAAEVDPTLNVY
- a CDS encoding DUF6358 family protein; the encoded protein is MGFKLVLNVLYTIGIVLCLFVAYRAGEAKNFTVVGIAALVAAIVIILKIRLLKDVRNSQKKL